From the Solibacillus sp. FSL R5-0449 genome, one window contains:
- a CDS encoding TSUP family transporter — MGFELDPQLVIILICFGFLAAFIDSVVGGGGLISLPALMFAGLSPSAAVATNKLAGTMGSLTSTITFYRSGKLDIKSVMKYFPWVFISSMIGAWIVHLLDPNLLKPLMLIMLAAVAVYTIFKKDWGSISAVKSLSKTKYILFFFVISLIGFYDGFLGPGTGSFLIFAFLMVGYDFLKAAGNAKLLNFGSNIGALLMFIYLGQINYTYGLIMGAAQIVGAIVGSRFAIKRGSGYVRVLFIVVTITLLAKNSYDFFLK, encoded by the coding sequence ATGGGATTTGAGTTAGACCCACAACTAGTTATTATTTTAATTTGTTTTGGTTTTTTAGCAGCATTTATCGATTCTGTTGTGGGAGGCGGTGGCCTTATTTCACTGCCTGCATTAATGTTTGCCGGGCTAAGTCCCTCTGCAGCTGTTGCAACAAACAAACTCGCCGGGACAATGGGTTCCTTAACGAGTACTATTACCTTTTATCGGTCTGGAAAGCTAGATATTAAATCTGTCATGAAGTATTTTCCGTGGGTTTTTATTAGTTCGATGATCGGGGCCTGGATTGTCCATTTACTTGATCCGAACTTATTAAAACCTTTAATGCTGATAATGCTGGCAGCCGTAGCAGTCTATACAATTTTCAAAAAAGATTGGGGCAGTATTTCAGCGGTTAAATCCCTTTCAAAGACAAAGTATATTCTGTTTTTCTTCGTGATTTCACTCATTGGTTTTTATGATGGGTTTTTAGGTCCTGGTACTGGATCATTCCTGATCTTTGCGTTTCTAATGGTCGGCTATGATTTCTTAAAGGCAGCCGGTAATGCAAAGCTCCTTAATTTCGGAAGTAATATCGGGGCTCTTTTAATGTTTATCTACTTAGGGCAAATCAATTATACATATGGCTTGATAATGGGGGCCGCTCAAATTGTCGGAGCGATTGTCGGTTCACGGTTTGCAATTAAGCGTGGAAGCGGCTATGTGCGTGTCCTTTTTATCGTCGTTACGATTACTTTACTTGCAAAAAATAGCTATGATTTTTTCTTGAAATAA
- a CDS encoding DinB family protein: MYRVAEDFVKDWAISSKGALKVMQAIPDDKMHIAIVDEHNSLGWLSWHLVSVAGAFGHFAGLQIPGPGPDMPQPETMAEITEKYEMVREAYKKEAAALTEEQLLEEVPAFGGMMKRGELLGKVISHQTHHVGQMTVLLRQAGLTVPPVMGPTKEMQ; this comes from the coding sequence ATGTATCGTGTAGCAGAAGATTTCGTAAAAGATTGGGCAATTTCATCTAAGGGTGCATTGAAAGTAATGCAAGCAATTCCGGATGACAAAATGCATATCGCCATCGTAGATGAGCACAATTCATTAGGATGGTTATCTTGGCATTTAGTAAGTGTAGCAGGCGCATTCGGCCACTTTGCAGGATTACAAATTCCGGGTCCAGGGCCTGATATGCCACAGCCGGAAACAATGGCTGAAATTACGGAGAAGTATGAAATGGTACGCGAAGCGTATAAAAAAGAAGCGGCAGCATTAACAGAGGAACAGCTTTTAGAAGAAGTACCTGCTTTTGGAGGGATGATGAAGCGCGGTGAATTACTAGGCAAAGTGATCTCACACCAAACACATCATGTTGGGCAAATGACAGTATTACTTCGCCAAGCAGGCTTAACAGTACCACCAGTAATGGGACCTACAAAAGAAATGCAATAA
- a CDS encoding DNA-deoxyinosine glycosylase: MEPIRNILPPIVDETTKVLILGSMPGKQSLEKQQYYGNRRNHFWPIMGKLLATDIPEDYNERIALLRKHHIGLWDSIESCEREGSLDAKIKNEVPNNFSELFIRYPQIQLVLFNGGKSFDVFKRHIGLEVLDGRAYKKMPSTSPIPGKNIKTFDEKVEIWSIVLNYLS, translated from the coding sequence ATGGAGCCAATCCGAAACATATTACCTCCGATTGTGGATGAAACGACTAAAGTGCTTATCCTTGGATCGATGCCAGGAAAGCAATCGCTGGAGAAGCAACAATACTACGGCAACCGACGGAATCACTTTTGGCCGATTATGGGAAAGCTTCTAGCAACCGATATTCCGGAAGACTATAACGAAAGAATCGCACTTCTTCGTAAACATCATATAGGGCTATGGGATTCGATCGAAAGCTGTGAACGCGAAGGCAGTCTGGATGCAAAAATAAAAAATGAAGTACCGAATAACTTTTCGGAGCTGTTTATTAGGTATCCGCAAATACAGCTTGTCTTATTTAATGGCGGGAAGAGCTTCGATGTTTTTAAAAGACATATCGGACTTGAGGTGTTGGACGGACGGGCATATAAAAAAATGCCATCAACCAGTCCGATTCCGGGAAAGAATATTAAAACCTTTGATGAAAAAGTTGAAATATGGAGCATCGTGCTAAATTATTTATCTTAA
- a CDS encoding glutathione ABC transporter substrate-binding protein, with protein sequence MKLQKVWWLLLFSFILILAACSNDEETSPNSSADSSAETDAGKDSATENTSSEGGELVIEVLSEAVELDPHGSNDVPSSNVQRNIFETLVVRNFDTGEIEPLLAESWEYLDDLTLQLKLRQGVKFHDGTDFNAEAVKANLDRLLDPNIASPRLSNFEPIKEVVVVDDYTVQIKTEEPYGPLLFALTHPGGDMMSPAVIEEDYKRMESGGEARAYGNENPIGTGFLKLEKWTPGQEIRLVKNTEYWGDQVAYDSAVFKTVPESATRAADLEAGYAHIIDPVQPTEVPLVEGFAQVVKQPSVSISYLGFNTEKAPFDNPKVRQAISKALDREAILKGVYDGFGVQAFGPLSPMVWGYNEEVAKQDTNIDEAKKLLEEAGFPDGFKTTIWTNDNPQRQQIAIILQETLKQLNIQVEIEVMEWGAYLERTSKGDHDMFMLGWAPSTGDADGALYPLFHTSDIGNNNRTRYSNKELDELLEVGRIETDETIRMDIYKQAQDIIINEAPAAFIHHQAYLTGYANSVTGFSIDATGIYQIQNVKISQ encoded by the coding sequence ATGAAGTTACAAAAAGTATGGTGGCTATTATTGTTTTCTTTTATCCTCATATTGGCTGCATGCAGTAATGACGAGGAAACATCTCCAAACAGTTCGGCCGATTCTAGTGCCGAAACGGATGCTGGTAAAGATTCAGCTACAGAGAATACATCATCAGAAGGCGGCGAGCTTGTAATTGAAGTTCTTTCAGAAGCAGTTGAATTAGATCCACACGGCTCAAATGATGTCCCTTCATCAAATGTACAACGCAATATTTTCGAGACATTAGTTGTCCGTAATTTTGATACTGGTGAGATCGAACCTTTATTAGCAGAGTCATGGGAATATCTCGACGATTTAACATTGCAGTTAAAACTGCGCCAAGGGGTAAAGTTCCATGATGGGACAGATTTCAATGCGGAAGCGGTTAAAGCGAATTTAGATCGTCTGCTTGATCCGAATATTGCATCACCTCGTCTTTCTAATTTTGAACCGATTAAAGAAGTAGTCGTTGTCGATGACTATACAGTTCAGATTAAAACAGAAGAGCCTTATGGACCGTTGCTGTTTGCATTAACACATCCTGGCGGCGATATGATGAGTCCGGCGGTTATTGAAGAAGATTATAAACGTATGGAAAGTGGCGGTGAAGCGCGTGCATACGGAAATGAAAATCCGATCGGCACTGGCTTCCTGAAGTTAGAGAAGTGGACACCTGGTCAGGAAATTCGTCTTGTGAAAAATACAGAATACTGGGGTGATCAAGTAGCCTATGATTCTGCTGTATTTAAAACCGTGCCGGAAAGTGCAACACGGGCGGCTGACTTGGAAGCAGGCTATGCGCACATTATCGACCCGGTACAACCAACAGAAGTACCGCTTGTCGAAGGGTTTGCCCAAGTAGTAAAACAGCCTTCAGTTTCCATTTCCTATTTAGGTTTCAATACAGAAAAAGCGCCATTTGATAATCCGAAAGTACGTCAGGCCATTTCAAAAGCGCTTGATCGTGAAGCGATATTAAAAGGCGTTTATGATGGCTTTGGTGTTCAGGCATTTGGCCCGCTATCGCCAATGGTATGGGGTTATAACGAAGAAGTGGCGAAACAGGACACTAATATTGATGAAGCAAAGAAATTGCTGGAAGAAGCAGGCTTCCCGGATGGATTTAAAACGACAATCTGGACAAATGATAACCCGCAACGCCAGCAAATTGCGATCATCCTGCAAGAAACGTTAAAGCAGCTCAACATTCAGGTGGAAATTGAAGTAATGGAATGGGGCGCTTATTTAGAAAGAACATCTAAAGGTGACCACGATATGTTCATGCTTGGGTGGGCACCTTCTACAGGAGATGCGGACGGGGCACTTTACCCGCTATTCCACACTTCTGATATCGGCAATAACAACCGTACACGCTACAGCAATAAAGAGCTGGATGAGCTATTGGAAGTTGGGCGCATTGAGACAGACGAAACGATTCGCATGGATATTTATAAACAGGCACAGGATATTATTATTAATGAAGCACCTGCAGCATTTATCCACCACCAAGCTTATTTAACAGGTTATGCAAATAGCGTTACAGGCTTCTCAATCGATGCGACTGGCATTTATCAGATCCAAAACGTGAAAATTTCACAATGA
- a CDS encoding amidohydrolase, producing MKQLWTNGTIYTMEQEGATVQAVLVQDGKIVETGTFDELQVYADDIIDLQGAVMYPGFVDSHLHMIGHGEKLLRLDLTVATSGEELVKLVKNAAAQLQEGQWLIGDGWNENQFTDSRIPTKEELDAVTNNPVFLNRVCHHVALVNSASLQLAGVTTGTEDPAGGMIGRNENNELNGLLYEQATSLVSSLFKQEGDSYIESLAQSLQLAIEHMQSYGLTGGHTEEMSYYGHYLNPLTAYHRVVGERKHFRVNLLRHHTVFEEMMTNNAQFNEPYIEPGAMKIFADGSLGGSTAALLAPYSNDEQNKGMLIHTDDQMEALIQLARKYNEAVAIHIIGDGAMEQVLQYLEKYPVADGKRDRLIHCCVVSEEQLARMKKLQVILDLQPAFVTSDYPWVTEKLGENRAGHHYAWKTFIEEGFICAAGTDAPIEAMSPFETIYAAVERKKPTDAHEGYDPKQKLTRFEAVKMYTVGSAEAICKEDERGYIRKGYDADFTILDTDLMKCSPEEILQTNALLTVVGGTIVYKRD from the coding sequence ATGAAGCAACTATGGACTAATGGCACGATATATACGATGGAACAAGAAGGCGCAACTGTACAGGCGGTGCTTGTTCAGGACGGTAAAATCGTAGAAACAGGAACATTCGATGAATTACAAGTATATGCGGATGACATTATCGATTTGCAGGGTGCAGTTATGTATCCAGGTTTTGTAGATAGCCATCTCCATATGATTGGACACGGTGAAAAGTTGTTGCGTCTTGATTTGACAGTAGCTACAAGCGGTGAAGAGCTTGTAAAACTGGTGAAAAATGCGGCAGCTCAACTTCAGGAAGGGCAGTGGCTCATTGGGGATGGCTGGAATGAAAATCAATTTACAGATAGCCGCATCCCAACGAAAGAAGAATTGGATGCAGTAACGAATAACCCTGTATTCCTTAATCGTGTGTGCCATCATGTTGCCTTAGTCAATTCAGCTTCACTTCAATTGGCGGGGGTTACAACAGGTACTGAAGATCCGGCAGGCGGAATGATAGGACGGAATGAAAATAATGAGTTAAACGGATTGTTGTACGAACAGGCAACGAGTCTAGTATCTTCATTATTCAAACAAGAGGGAGATAGCTATATTGAGAGCTTAGCGCAGTCATTGCAGCTGGCGATTGAACATATGCAATCTTACGGATTAACTGGCGGGCATACAGAAGAGATGAGTTATTATGGTCATTATTTGAATCCATTGACTGCCTATCACCGTGTAGTTGGCGAACGGAAGCATTTCCGAGTTAATTTATTGCGTCATCATACTGTATTCGAAGAAATGATGACGAATAATGCACAGTTCAATGAACCGTATATTGAGCCGGGTGCGATGAAAATTTTTGCGGATGGTTCGTTAGGCGGCTCTACTGCTGCACTTTTGGCACCCTATTCAAATGATGAACAAAATAAAGGGATGCTTATTCATACTGACGATCAAATGGAAGCACTCATTCAATTAGCGCGTAAATATAATGAAGCGGTAGCCATTCATATAATCGGTGATGGGGCAATGGAACAGGTGCTACAGTATTTAGAAAAATATCCTGTAGCTGACGGGAAGCGCGACCGACTGATCCATTGCTGTGTCGTATCAGAAGAACAACTTGCCCGAATGAAGAAGCTTCAAGTTATATTGGATTTGCAGCCGGCCTTTGTTACATCAGACTATCCATGGGTAACGGAGAAACTTGGTGAGAACCGTGCTGGTCATCATTATGCGTGGAAAACGTTTATAGAAGAAGGGTTTATATGTGCTGCAGGTACTGATGCGCCGATTGAAGCAATGAGTCCATTTGAGACAATCTATGCGGCAGTCGAGCGAAAGAAACCGACAGATGCACATGAAGGTTATGACCCTAAGCAAAAGCTTACACGTTTTGAGGCAGTAAAAATGTACACGGTTGGAAGTGCTGAGGCAATTTGCAAGGAAGACGAGCGCGGCTATATCCGAAAAGGATATGATGCAGACTTTACAATTCTCGATACAGATTTAATGAAATGCAGCCCGGAGGAAATTCTTCAGACAAATGCATTGCTGACAGTTGTTGGAGGTACGATCGTTTATAAAAGAGACTAG
- a CDS encoding fructose-2,6-bisphosphatase, with protein sequence MKKLLMVVLFALVLAACGTKETSDDVNNVPGNNTDDVTQGSPEVKEEKITLYKSDDNAENTVPFDENFDSSEEELVPFIFSKVNEHDVELLDYTMENEDKTLVLNLGDDIYTIQGSAGANMFVETLARSYFENLPELQEVTFLYKGSDEPVLDHMNIGLPYKREDFDM encoded by the coding sequence ATGAAGAAATTGTTAATGGTCGTGCTATTTGCGCTTGTACTCGCAGCATGCGGGACAAAAGAGACGAGTGATGATGTAAATAATGTCCCGGGAAATAATACAGACGATGTGACACAGGGTAGCCCTGAAGTGAAAGAGGAAAAAATCACTTTATATAAGTCAGATGATAATGCGGAAAATACCGTACCATTTGATGAAAATTTTGATAGCAGTGAAGAAGAACTAGTCCCGTTTATTTTCTCAAAAGTAAATGAACATGATGTAGAGCTGCTGGATTATACGATGGAAAATGAAGATAAAACCTTAGTGCTTAATTTAGGTGACGATATATACACGATTCAAGGTTCAGCAGGTGCCAATATGTTTGTTGAAACATTAGCGCGTTCTTATTTTGAGAATTTACCTGAATTGCAGGAAGTGACGTTTTTATATAAAGGATCGGATGAACCAGTCTTGGATCATATGAATATAGGATTACCATATAAACGAGAAGATTTTGATATGTAG
- a CDS encoding ABC transporter ATP-binding protein has product MFNVFVKLKWFLKMYRKQYTIAIVLLMLASFIEVLPPWILGEAIDDMTSGDMTQMLLLKYVGFVIGAAIVSYALNFIWQYQLFGGSITLDRILRKKLMHQFLKMTPTFYEKNRTGDLMAKATNDLNAVTLTAGFGIMTLIDSTVYMALIILAMGFFISWKLTFFAMLPIPIMAIIIQYLGKIVHERYMKAQDAFGEMNDNVLESVAGTRVIRAYVQEGKDEERFSEMSENIFAKNMRVAYINGLFMPITKIGTGICYVIALGYGAVLVSNNELTVGQLVSFNVYLGLAIWPMFAIGELINVMQQGSASLDRVQDTLEYEADVQNPPSPMTHHVPNSIGFSEFTFQYPLSQVKNLQQISLNLKKGQTLGIVGKTGSGKTTFIRQLLREYPLGNGQIAINDTDLAKMTKEQILDWIGYVPQDHILFSRTIRENILFGKENATDSEIEEAIRLADFEKDLSNLPLGIETLVGEKGVSLSGGQKQRVSIARALIKDPEILILDDSLSAVDAKTESKIIENIQTERAGKTTIISTHRLSGIQHADEIIVLDDGYIVERGTHEELLRLGGWYKEQFDRQQLEEVEQ; this is encoded by the coding sequence ATGTTTAATGTTTTTGTGAAATTAAAATGGTTTTTAAAAATGTACCGTAAGCAATATACAATTGCGATTGTACTCCTAATGTTGGCGAGCTTTATCGAAGTTTTGCCTCCATGGATTTTAGGTGAGGCCATTGATGATATGACAAGTGGAGACATGACTCAGATGCTGCTGCTGAAGTATGTAGGCTTCGTTATTGGGGCTGCCATCGTGAGCTACGCTTTAAATTTCATCTGGCAATATCAGTTATTTGGCGGTTCCATTACACTTGACCGTATTTTGCGAAAAAAACTGATGCATCAGTTTTTAAAAATGACGCCGACGTTTTATGAAAAAAACCGTACTGGTGACTTGATGGCCAAAGCCACAAACGATTTAAATGCCGTTACATTAACTGCCGGCTTCGGTATTATGACCCTCATTGATTCGACGGTCTATATGGCACTGATCATTTTAGCGATGGGCTTTTTCATCTCTTGGAAGCTGACATTTTTTGCAATGCTCCCGATTCCAATAATGGCTATAATCATTCAATATTTAGGGAAAATTGTTCATGAACGCTACATGAAAGCACAGGATGCATTCGGTGAGATGAATGACAACGTGCTTGAATCTGTTGCAGGAACGCGTGTAATCCGCGCATATGTTCAAGAAGGAAAAGATGAAGAACGCTTCTCGGAAATGAGTGAGAACATTTTCGCCAAAAATATGCGTGTTGCATATATTAACGGACTTTTTATGCCAATTACGAAAATCGGAACGGGTATTTGTTATGTAATCGCATTAGGCTATGGTGCTGTTCTTGTTTCAAATAATGAGCTAACGGTCGGTCAGCTCGTTTCATTTAACGTCTATTTAGGTTTGGCAATTTGGCCGATGTTTGCTATTGGCGAGCTTATTAATGTTATGCAGCAAGGAAGTGCTTCCCTTGACCGTGTACAGGATACATTGGAATATGAAGCGGATGTTCAAAATCCTCCTTCGCCAATGACGCATCATGTACCGAATTCTATCGGGTTTTCTGAGTTTACATTCCAGTACCCTCTATCTCAGGTGAAAAACTTGCAGCAAATCTCCCTGAACCTCAAAAAAGGGCAAACACTCGGCATTGTCGGTAAAACTGGTTCAGGAAAGACGACATTTATTCGTCAGCTGCTGCGTGAATATCCGTTAGGCAATGGGCAAATTGCTATTAATGATACGGACTTGGCAAAAATGACAAAAGAACAAATTTTGGACTGGATCGGCTATGTGCCACAGGACCATATACTATTTTCACGTACAATCCGAGAAAACATTTTATTCGGGAAAGAAAATGCAACGGACAGTGAAATTGAAGAAGCCATTCGACTGGCAGATTTCGAGAAAGATTTGTCCAATTTACCGCTTGGTATTGAGACGCTTGTTGGTGAAAAAGGTGTATCTTTATCAGGTGGCCAAAAGCAACGTGTATCCATTGCACGTGCATTGATTAAAGATCCCGAAATTTTAATTTTGGACGATTCTTTATCTGCTGTCGATGCTAAAACAGAATCAAAAATTATCGAAAATATACAAACAGAGCGCGCTGGAAAAACAACAATCATTTCAACACACCGCCTGTCAGGTATTCAGCATGCGGATGAAATTATCGTGCTGGATGATGGTTATATCGTTGAACGAGGTACACATGAAGAGCTCCTTCGCTTAGGTGGCTGGTACAAAGAACAGTTTGACCGCCAGCAGCTTGAGGAGGTGGAGCAATAA
- a CDS encoding ABC transporter ATP-binding protein — MSTSKRLYLYALKFKKPILIGLALLTIAVATDIAGPFIAKYIIDHYMEPGNLQVEPIAILLSIFFLLSVLTAVFRYLMFIFLQRGANFVIQQLRKDVFGHIQKLPIEYFDNLPAGKVVARVTNDTEAIRNLYVTVLSQFANSFITIAGVYIALFILNWKMALFALLLVPIVYIWMILYRKFASQYNHIIRTKIADINAMINESINGMTIIQAFRREEQMKQEFDEMNDEHYKYNRKLLMLDSATSHNLVNILRLGMFAVFVFYFGTQSMTLPEAVTAGTLYAFVDYITRLFNPITNLVNQFSQLERSLVAGSRVFELLDQQGETVSKERIERYKGNVVFDHVSFAYKNDEYVLKGINFEAKEGETIALVGHTGSGKSSIMNLLFRFYDPQKGRIIIDGKDITKLPRQAIREHMGIVLQDPYLFTGTIASNISLNDKRISRETVEKALEAVGGDRVLSKFEKGIDEPVIEKGSTLSSGQRQLISFARALAFNPAILILDEATSNIDSETEEIIQHAMDVLKKGRTTFIIAHRLSTIKNADKILVLDRGEIVEQGNHDELVALGGKYELMYRLQSGSLTS, encoded by the coding sequence ATGAGTACATCAAAACGACTGTACCTTTATGCTTTAAAATTTAAAAAACCGATTTTAATCGGCTTAGCTTTATTAACAATTGCGGTCGCAACTGATATTGCAGGACCGTTCATCGCGAAATATATTATCGACCATTATATGGAACCAGGTAATTTGCAAGTAGAACCGATTGCGATACTGCTGTCGATTTTCTTCCTATTATCTGTGCTTACTGCTGTGTTCCGTTATTTAATGTTCATCTTTTTACAACGTGGTGCAAACTTCGTTATTCAGCAGTTACGGAAAGATGTATTCGGACATATTCAAAAGCTGCCAATTGAATACTTCGATAACTTACCAGCCGGGAAAGTTGTTGCCCGTGTCACAAATGATACCGAAGCAATTCGAAATCTGTATGTAACTGTACTTTCGCAATTTGCGAACAGCTTTATTACCATTGCAGGGGTATATATAGCCTTATTTATTTTAAATTGGAAAATGGCACTCTTTGCTCTATTACTCGTTCCGATCGTTTATATTTGGATGATTTTATACCGAAAATTTGCTTCCCAGTACAATCATATTATTCGAACAAAAATTGCGGATATTAATGCAATGATCAATGAGTCGATCAACGGGATGACGATTATTCAGGCATTCCGCCGTGAAGAGCAGATGAAGCAAGAGTTCGATGAGATGAATGACGAACATTATAAATACAATCGTAAACTTTTAATGCTGGACTCCGCGACGTCACATAACCTTGTCAACATTTTACGACTAGGAATGTTTGCCGTATTTGTTTTTTACTTCGGTACTCAATCGATGACATTGCCTGAAGCGGTAACAGCGGGTACGCTGTATGCATTTGTTGATTATATTACGCGTCTGTTCAATCCGATTACGAATTTAGTCAACCAGTTCTCCCAGCTTGAACGTTCACTTGTTGCTGGTTCACGGGTATTTGAACTGCTGGATCAGCAAGGGGAAACTGTAAGTAAAGAACGAATTGAACGCTATAAAGGTAATGTTGTATTCGATCATGTATCATTTGCCTATAAAAATGATGAGTATGTGTTGAAGGGTATTAACTTTGAAGCAAAAGAAGGCGAAACAATTGCACTTGTCGGTCATACAGGTTCAGGAAAAAGTTCGATCATGAATTTATTGTTCCGCTTCTATGACCCGCAAAAAGGCCGCATCATTATTGATGGAAAAGATATTACGAAGCTACCCCGTCAAGCAATTCGTGAACATATGGGAATCGTATTGCAGGACCCTTACTTGTTCACTGGGACAATTGCTTCGAACATTAGCCTCAATGATAAGCGGATTTCAAGAGAAACCGTTGAAAAAGCACTCGAAGCAGTCGGAGGCGATCGTGTATTATCAAAATTCGAAAAAGGAATTGATGAGCCTGTAATCGAAAAAGGCAGTACGCTTTCTTCTGGTCAGCGCCAGTTAATTTCGTTTGCGCGAGCGCTTGCATTTAATCCGGCTATTCTTATTCTGGATGAGGCGACATCGAACATTGACTCAGAAACAGAAGAAATTATCCAACATGCAATGGATGTACTGAAAAAAGGTCGTACAACATTTATTATCGCTCACCGACTTTCAACTATTAAAAATGCAGATAAAATTTTAGTATTGGACCGTGGTGAAATTGTTGAACAAGGCAACCATGATGAACTTGTCGCACTTGGCGGCAAGTATGAACTCATGTATCGCCTGCAATCCGGTTCATTAACTTCCTAG